A genomic segment from Truepera sp. encodes:
- the cimA gene encoding citramalate synthase, giving the protein MTHPRAAVEVYDTTLRDGTQGQDVHFTSDDKVAIAKRLDAFGIDFIEGGWPGSNPKDARFFEIMRDVELSRAKLTAFGSTRHKDAAAEDDANLGALLGAGTEIVAIFGKSWTFHVEHALGASLEANLEMIRSSVEYLRAQGREVFYLAEHFFDGHAADGEYALATLRAALAGGAARLVLCDTNGGTLPSRVAELTRAVVGMSPVPVGIHAHNDSELAVANTLAAVDAGAGHVQGTINGYGERCGNANLVSIIANLALKLGRDQPQRLVEIRALSRYVDERANLAPNVRAPYVGDGAFAHKGGVHVSAVNKAPETYEHVPPESVGNRRHVLVSDLSGRANVVAKLAEWASAADALPGGGGHAVHAAGADTRTVVAHIKELEARGYAFEGAEASFQLLTRRVQGGFEPYFHLDGFTVMIDKNDGSPRCEATVRLRVGGHEEHSAASGDGPVNALDRCLLKALGSFYPALRTLALRDYKVRVLSGAETGTASLVRVQVEMGDGTTTWSTVGASTNIIEASYEALIDAYEYKLVSDGVEPRLPEKELPASA; this is encoded by the coding sequence GTGACCCACCCCCGGGCCGCCGTCGAGGTTTACGACACGACCCTGCGCGACGGCACGCAAGGGCAGGACGTGCACTTCACCAGCGACGACAAGGTGGCGATAGCGAAACGCTTGGACGCCTTCGGCATCGACTTCATCGAGGGCGGCTGGCCGGGCTCGAACCCGAAGGACGCGCGCTTCTTCGAGATCATGCGGGACGTGGAGCTAAGCCGCGCGAAGCTGACGGCGTTCGGTAGTACGCGGCACAAGGACGCTGCGGCCGAGGACGACGCCAACCTCGGGGCGCTCCTGGGCGCCGGCACCGAGATCGTGGCCATCTTCGGCAAGTCGTGGACGTTTCACGTCGAGCACGCCCTTGGCGCGTCGCTCGAAGCGAACCTGGAGATGATCCGCTCGTCGGTCGAGTACCTCAGGGCGCAGGGCCGCGAGGTCTTCTACCTGGCTGAGCACTTCTTCGACGGCCACGCGGCCGATGGGGAGTACGCGCTGGCGACGCTGCGCGCCGCGCTGGCCGGGGGCGCCGCGCGCCTGGTGCTGTGCGACACGAACGGCGGCACGCTGCCCAGTCGTGTGGCGGAGCTGACGCGCGCCGTCGTCGGCATGAGCCCGGTGCCGGTGGGCATCCACGCGCATAACGACAGCGAGTTGGCGGTGGCCAACACGTTGGCCGCGGTGGACGCGGGGGCCGGCCACGTGCAGGGGACCATCAACGGCTACGGGGAAAGGTGCGGCAACGCCAACCTCGTCAGCATCATCGCGAACCTGGCCCTGAAGCTGGGCCGCGACCAGCCGCAGCGGTTGGTCGAGATCAGGGCGCTCTCGCGTTACGTGGACGAGCGGGCCAACCTGGCGCCCAACGTCCGTGCCCCGTACGTGGGCGACGGTGCCTTCGCGCACAAGGGCGGGGTTCACGTGTCGGCCGTGAACAAGGCGCCCGAGACCTACGAGCACGTCCCGCCCGAAAGCGTGGGCAACCGCCGCCACGTGCTGGTGTCCGACCTCTCCGGCCGCGCCAACGTCGTGGCCAAGCTGGCGGAGTGGGCAAGCGCAGCGGACGCGCTTCCAGGCGGGGGCGGTCACGCGGTGCACGCCGCCGGCGCGGACACGCGCACGGTGGTAGCTCACATCAAGGAGCTGGAGGCGCGCGGTTACGCCTTCGAGGGCGCCGAGGCGAGCTTTCAGCTCCTCACCCGCAGGGTCCAGGGCGGCTTCGAACCGTACTTCCACCTCGACGGTTTCACCGTGATGATCGACAAGAACGACGGCAGCCCGCGGTGCGAGGCCACCGTGAGGTTGCGCGTGGGGGGCCACGAGGAGCATAGCGCCGCCTCGGGAGACGGCCCCGTCAACGCGCTCGACCGCTGCCTCTTGAAGGCCCTGGGCTCGTTCTACCCCGCGCTGCGCACGCTGGCCTTGCGCGATTACAAGGTGCGTGTGCTGTCTGGCGCCGAGACCGGCACGGCGAGCCTGGTGCGCGTGCAAGTGGAGATGGGCGACGGCACCACCACGTGGAGCACCGTGGGCGCCAGCACGAACATAATCGAGGCGTCCTACGAGGCGTTGATCGACGCCTACGAGTACAAGCTCGTCAGCGACGGGGTGGAGCCACGCTTACCCGAGAAGGAGCTGCCGGCCAGCGCCTGA
- a CDS encoding serine/threonine-protein kinase, which yields MFEAGDKVDGRYEVLGPLGVGGMAHVFRARDTHLERIVALKALRPHLTEADSERFRREIRALARLNHPGIVTIYDLGLGEHVYFAMELIEGGPITELGPFEGDPEGADRILGAAITVAEALGYVHRLGMVHRDLTPRNILVTPQGTPKVMDFGLVQLTESSRALTRTGFTLGTPQYMAPEQATGEPTGAATDLYAFGAVLYRTVTGVAAFDADNDQAVLYQHVYGTPTHPQELNPQVPTSLARLILALLEKDPGKRPTSGWAVADALRAIRSAALQRAPQQAHAGPGRTGAYPVGPANPTTLKRRWTLELDEGPQFPSGLSSAGGFLLVGQRSDALAVVRPADGGLQATFALQDEASQAPLVVSDVLYLASRDGAMRALNWPRGDLAWERLDDEVVGAAPYGHELIVALGDGVAQWTSEGQERWRLDLGARPSTAPTLHAGLSLIPTRDGWLHAVRTPSGTSAFKVDVGAITTPPSAAGGLLLIPVRAGEVHAFDLAKREVVWSYDLEGEQWSTPVIWQQYVYVVSWGQRLHCLSLRSGDDVWTRPLPAPVTASPAIAAGTLYVATEGGDLIVLDARSGRVLLLDKVANAAIQASPLPLGDRVIVAALNGTVAAYG from the coding sequence ATGTTCGAGGCGGGCGACAAGGTCGACGGCCGGTACGAGGTCCTGGGGCCGCTCGGGGTGGGCGGCATGGCCCACGTCTTCCGCGCGCGTGACACCCACTTGGAGCGCATCGTCGCCCTCAAGGCGCTGCGGCCACACCTCACCGAGGCCGACAGCGAGCGCTTCAGGCGCGAGATCCGCGCCCTCGCCCGGCTCAACCACCCAGGCATAGTCACGATCTACGACCTCGGGCTCGGGGAACACGTCTACTTCGCGATGGAACTGATCGAGGGCGGCCCCATCACGGAACTGGGGCCGTTCGAGGGTGATCCCGAAGGGGCCGACCGGATCCTCGGCGCAGCCATCACCGTGGCGGAGGCCCTCGGCTACGTGCACCGGCTGGGCATGGTCCACCGCGACCTGACACCGAGGAACATCCTGGTCACGCCCCAGGGAACGCCCAAGGTGATGGACTTCGGCCTCGTGCAGCTCACCGAGAGCTCGCGCGCCCTCACCAGGACGGGCTTCACCTTGGGCACCCCGCAGTACATGGCGCCGGAACAGGCGACCGGCGAGCCTACCGGCGCGGCCACCGACCTCTACGCCTTCGGCGCCGTCTTGTACCGCACGGTCACTGGCGTGGCGGCCTTCGACGCCGACAACGACCAGGCCGTCTTGTACCAGCACGTCTACGGCACGCCAACTCACCCCCAGGAACTCAACCCACAGGTCCCGACGTCGCTGGCGCGCCTCATCCTGGCGCTGCTCGAGAAGGACCCGGGCAAGCGGCCCACCTCGGGCTGGGCGGTGGCCGACGCCCTACGCGCCATCCGCAGCGCCGCGCTGCAGCGCGCGCCGCAGCAGGCTCACGCGGGCCCGGGGCGTACCGGCGCCTACCCAGTTGGCCCCGCCAACCCCACTACGCTCAAGCGCCGCTGGACGCTCGAGCTCGACGAGGGCCCGCAGTTCCCCTCGGGCCTGTCCTCCGCCGGCGGCTTCCTGCTCGTCGGCCAGCGTTCCGACGCCCTGGCGGTGGTGCGGCCGGCAGACGGCGGGCTGCAGGCCACGTTCGCGCTCCAGGACGAGGCCAGCCAGGCGCCCCTCGTGGTGAGCGACGTTCTCTACCTCGCGAGCCGCGACGGGGCCATGCGGGCCCTCAACTGGCCCCGGGGCGACCTCGCCTGGGAGCGCCTCGACGACGAGGTGGTGGGCGCCGCGCCGTACGGCCACGAGCTCATCGTGGCCCTGGGCGACGGCGTGGCGCAGTGGACCAGCGAGGGCCAGGAACGCTGGCGCCTGGACCTGGGGGCGAGGCCGTCCACGGCGCCGACCCTACACGCCGGCCTCTCGCTCATACCCACTCGTGACGGCTGGCTGCACGCGGTGCGCACGCCCTCAGGCACCTCGGCCTTCAAGGTCGACGTCGGTGCCATAACCACCCCGCCCTCAGCGGCCGGTGGCCTGCTCCTGATCCCCGTGAGAGCGGGCGAGGTGCACGCCTTCGACCTCGCCAAGCGTGAGGTCGTGTGGAGTTACGACCTCGAGGGCGAGCAGTGGTCCACCCCGGTGATCTGGCAGCAGTACGTCTACGTCGTGTCCTGGGGCCAGCGGCTTCACTGCCTGTCGCTGCGCAGCGGCGACGACGTTTGGACCCGCCCGCTGCCGGCGCCCGTGACGGCGTCGCCGGCGATAGCCGCCGGCACCCTCTACGTTGCCACCGAGGGCGGCGACCTCATAGTCCTGGACGCCCGCAGCGGGCGCGTCCTGCTCCTCGACAAGGTCGCCAACGCCGCCATCCAGGCGTCTCCCCTGCCCCTCGGCGACCGCGTGATCGTGGCCGCCCTCAACGGCACCGTGGCCGCTTACGGCTGA
- a CDS encoding transcriptional regulator, with translation MAKREKSKRLQVVITEEQDSLLTKTAYQLSNPERLVSKSEVVRLGIEMLNRAVEQGALDPEILKALDEA, from the coding sequence TTGGCCAAGCGTGAGAAGAGCAAGCGGTTGCAGGTCGTCATCACCGAGGAGCAGGATTCGCTCCTGACCAAGACCGCCTACCAGCTCTCGAACCCGGAGCGGCTCGTCTCCAAGTCGGAAGTAGTGCGGCTGGGCATCGAGATGCTCAACCGGGCGGTGGAGCAGGGCGCCCTCGATCCGGAGATCCTCAAGGCGCTGGACGAGGCCTAA
- the murA gene encoding UDP-N-acetylglucosamine 1-carboxyvinyltransferase: MENHDVLLVRGGIPLSGSLGAYRAKNSALYLMLASLLTDEPVVLHDVPMLSDVLVSEEILRHVGVETRWDGHDLHLHAANLRNHHAPYSLVNKMRASFVIMGALLARAGEARVSMPGGCAFGPRPVDRHLEAFQALGAVIVEEDGDFYAKRTGKLAGTVRFEAPTVGGTQNVLLAAALGAGEVVIENAAREPEVPDLAAMLVAMGADVRGAGTSTIVVHGAEKLHGVHHRPIADRIEVGTFLLAAAATRGAITVDDLEPDHLGAVLDALERTGVVVTRGATSVSVDASGPLRPVDIEAREYPGIPTDLQAPFSAYLATLPGLSHVRDHVYPDRFTHVEEMARAGARMQLEEQRLEIRGGPLRGAAMYAADIRAGGALVVAALAAEGLSEVGGMRFVDRGYEGLAERLRSLGGRVERTVTPEVTATGTYGG; this comes from the coding sequence ATGGAGAACCACGACGTCCTGCTGGTACGCGGAGGAATCCCACTCTCGGGAAGCCTGGGCGCCTACCGCGCCAAGAACTCCGCCCTGTACCTCATGCTCGCCTCCCTGCTGACGGACGAGCCCGTGGTTCTCCACGACGTTCCGATGCTCTCCGACGTGCTCGTGAGCGAGGAGATCCTCAGGCATGTGGGCGTAGAGACCCGCTGGGACGGGCACGACCTCCACCTTCACGCGGCCAACCTGCGCAACCATCACGCCCCATACTCCCTGGTCAACAAGATGCGAGCCTCCTTCGTCATCATGGGCGCCCTCCTTGCACGAGCGGGCGAGGCGCGCGTGAGCATGCCTGGTGGCTGCGCCTTCGGGCCCAGACCCGTGGACCGCCACCTCGAGGCGTTCCAGGCGCTGGGCGCAGTGATCGTCGAAGAGGACGGCGACTTCTACGCCAAGCGCACCGGCAAACTGGCCGGCACGGTGCGGTTCGAGGCGCCCACGGTTGGGGGCACGCAGAACGTGCTCCTCGCTGCTGCGCTGGGGGCGGGCGAGGTCGTCATCGAGAACGCCGCCCGCGAGCCCGAAGTGCCCGACCTTGCCGCCATGCTGGTTGCCATGGGCGCCGACGTGCGGGGCGCCGGCACGTCTACCATCGTCGTGCACGGTGCCGAGAAGCTTCACGGGGTACATCACCGGCCCATCGCAGACCGCATCGAGGTCGGCACGTTCCTGCTCGCCGCCGCGGCCACGAGGGGCGCCATCACCGTCGACGACCTGGAGCCCGACCACCTTGGCGCCGTCCTGGACGCCCTGGAACGCACCGGCGTGGTCGTCACCCGCGGCGCGACCAGTGTGAGCGTCGACGCGTCGGGTCCGCTGCGCCCGGTCGACATCGAGGCGCGCGAGTACCCGGGCATCCCGACCGACCTGCAGGCCCCTTTCTCCGCCTACCTCGCCACGCTGCCCGGACTGAGCCACGTTCGCGATCACGTTTACCCGGACCGGTTCACTCACGTGGAGGAGATGGCCCGCGCGGGAGCGCGGATGCAGTTGGAGGAACAGCGACTCGAGATCCGCGGTGGTCCGCTCCGAGGGGCCGCCATGTACGCGGCGGACATCCGCGCCGGCGGCGCGCTGGTCGTGGCGGCACTAGCGGCGGAGGGGCTCAGCGAGGTGGGTGGCATGCGCTTCGTGGACCGGGGGTACGAGGGCCTAGCCGAGCGCTTACGCAGCCTTGGGGGGCGAGTGGAGCGCACGGTGACCCCAGAAGTGACGGCCACCGGCACTTACGGCGGTTGA
- a CDS encoding glucodextranase DOMON-like domain-containing protein, with the protein MNLLPILALVALTTVTDPSGDAFGDGTLTPPTAPIYANVAVFDLQSVTLDKAEQGTRLAVTLGSLGLPADKAAPSGAAASGYAAAPGDAHAAGDGDVAGHADLTTLDGPIGAAAGEDAGEEAPLEGFLPAVVDVYLGAVTGGSSRTLPGPDLGFPDGTGWEYAVRITSAGAFFVTYPQTTDEPPKEPDEPVDVSSLPRRHLDVYATGNTLVVYLPVTLAADTQIHAMTGVYDPFSASGWRGLSETPSPWQYSGATAQQSPVVDLIARNADAQRDALRSGVLPRAGNESSLWKVPWLWVMVAGLLVAVAGLVMRGRVRNPQPAVADEPSAAEGATAPEATEPPEPKDAEGAVDAEAPMVAEPEDAAEVAEPEDAVEIAGPEDAVGVAESEDATGVTEPEDATEVAVVATPPPPEANEDQSSLETLTAPEDGAADGELEGLVGPEPTTAPADGAADGEPKGQAGPESTTPADETGSAATEPGPAGADPFGTAVEESFLLSLDDPRAITDLLSEDDAEESFWHPRARRVQVGTPEAGDAASHQDEAGVPGNDEDEGAG; encoded by the coding sequence TTGAACCTCCTCCCGATCCTGGCTCTCGTCGCGCTGACCACCGTTACCGACCCCAGCGGTGACGCCTTCGGTGACGGCACGCTCACCCCGCCCACCGCCCCCATCTATGCGAACGTGGCCGTCTTCGACCTGCAGTCGGTAACGCTGGACAAGGCCGAGCAGGGCACGAGGCTCGCGGTCACCCTCGGCTCCCTCGGGCTCCCCGCCGACAAGGCGGCGCCTAGTGGCGCCGCTGCGTCTGGTTACGCGGCTGCACCTGGCGACGCCCATGCCGCCGGCGATGGCGACGTGGCCGGCCACGCTGATCTCACCACCCTGGACGGGCCCATTGGGGCCGCCGCAGGCGAGGACGCCGGCGAGGAGGCCCCGCTCGAAGGCTTCCTCCCGGCGGTGGTAGACGTCTATCTGGGCGCTGTCACTGGGGGCTCGAGTCGCACGCTCCCGGGGCCGGACCTCGGCTTCCCTGACGGGACGGGCTGGGAGTACGCCGTCCGGATCACGAGCGCCGGAGCGTTCTTCGTCACCTACCCCCAGACGACGGACGAGCCGCCCAAGGAGCCCGACGAGCCTGTGGACGTGTCATCCCTCCCGCGCCGCCACCTCGATGTGTACGCCACCGGCAATACCCTGGTGGTCTACCTGCCCGTCACGCTCGCCGCCGACACCCAGATTCACGCCATGACCGGCGTGTACGACCCCTTCTCCGCGAGCGGCTGGCGCGGCCTCTCGGAGACCCCCTCGCCGTGGCAGTACTCCGGCGCCACCGCGCAGCAGAGCCCCGTGGTCGACCTGATCGCCCGCAACGCCGACGCACAACGTGACGCGCTGAGGAGCGGGGTCCTGCCCCGTGCCGGAAACGAATCCTCGCTCTGGAAGGTCCCGTGGCTGTGGGTCATGGTGGCCGGCCTCTTGGTTGCCGTAGCGGGGCTGGTCATGCGCGGTCGGGTTCGCAATCCCCAACCCGCCGTCGCGGACGAGCCGTCGGCCGCGGAGGGCGCAACGGCCCCTGAGGCCACAGAGCCCCCCGAACCGAAAGATGCCGAAGGTGCCGTGGACGCAGAGGCACCGATGGTGGCCGAGCCGGAGGACGCCGCGGAGGTTGCTGAACCGGAGGACGCCGTGGAGATCGCCGGGCCGGAGGACGCCGTTGGGGTGGCCGAGTCGGAGGACGCCACGGGGGTTACCGAACCCGAGGACGCCACGGAGGTCGCGGTCGTGGCCACGCCCCCGCCGCCGGAAGCGAACGAGGACCAGTCCTCGCTCGAAACCCTGACAGCTCCGGAGGATGGCGCCGCAGACGGGGAGCTGGAGGGACTGGTCGGCCCCGAGCCCACCACGGCTCCGGCGGATGGCGCCGCAGACGGGGAGCCGAAGGGACAAGCCGGCCCCGAGTCCACCACGCCCGCGGACGAGACTGGGAGCGCCGCTACCGAACCCGGCCCCGCGGGCGCCGACCCGTTCGGCACGGCGGTCGAGGAGAGCTTCCTACTGTCCTTGGACGATCCGCGAGCCATCACGGACCTGCTCAGCGAAGATGACGCCGAGGAGAGCTTCTGGCACCCACGCGCGAGGAGGGTCCAGGTAGGGACCCCTGAGGCGGGTGACGCGGCTTCGCACCAGGACGAAGCCGGGGTACCTGGGAACGATGAGGACGAGGGTGCCGGTTAG
- the yvcK gene encoding uridine diphosphate-N-acetylglucosamine-binding protein YvcK, translating into MRPVWDGARRLRLWLAPGMGVKRHMVAAIGGGLALVLGAVLFTLWVYGEGRAELSQPVERVLSSRPWGAIGGWVSFAVALSGLTLTVVAIGRLNRSLLSNWLPHPDDAARLLNRRLVLARGPRVVALGGGTGLSNLLRGLRKHTSNLTAVVAVSDDGGSSGRLREAYGMPAPGDLTDCLAALSDNESEFTRLLQYRFDRGRELSGHTFGNLFITTVAEVEGDFGNALRLINRLLDLSGAVYPATAEAVTLVVEKENGETVRGEENLRNAPGPIKTLSTEPADPEGLPEVEQAIRLADLIVLGPGSLFSSTIPPLVVPSVREAVNLSSAKLVYVCNIMTEAGETDGFDAFDHVAALRNHGVRLPDMVLLNSTPVDRGRLENYRGEAAELVDAARQRFEEAGIELVEAPLLGSGEHAKHDSDKLGTALAVLATRRDSKPRILQAVRMTPGASA; encoded by the coding sequence ATGAGACCCGTGTGGGACGGCGCGCGTAGGCTGCGGCTCTGGTTGGCGCCGGGCATGGGCGTCAAGCGCCACATGGTGGCGGCTATCGGCGGTGGCCTGGCTTTGGTGCTCGGCGCTGTTCTGTTCACGCTCTGGGTCTACGGCGAGGGCCGCGCGGAGCTCTCCCAACCGGTGGAGCGCGTGCTCAGCTCCCGGCCCTGGGGTGCGATCGGCGGCTGGGTCTCGTTCGCCGTGGCCCTGTCGGGCCTGACCCTGACGGTGGTGGCCATCGGCCGCCTCAACCGGTCGCTCCTCTCCAACTGGCTGCCCCACCCCGACGACGCGGCGCGCCTGCTCAACCGCCGCCTCGTCCTGGCCCGCGGCCCCAGGGTGGTCGCCCTGGGAGGTGGCACGGGGCTCTCGAACCTCCTGCGCGGCCTGCGCAAGCACACGTCGAACCTGACTGCCGTGGTGGCCGTCAGCGACGACGGCGGCAGCTCGGGGCGGCTGCGCGAGGCCTACGGCATGCCTGCCCCTGGCGACCTGACGGACTGCCTGGCCGCCCTCTCCGACAACGAGTCCGAGTTCACGCGTCTCCTTCAGTACCGTTTCGACCGCGGCCGAGAGCTGAGCGGCCACACCTTCGGCAACCTGTTCATCACCACCGTTGCCGAGGTCGAGGGCGACTTCGGCAACGCGCTGCGCCTGATCAACCGCCTGCTCGATCTCTCCGGTGCGGTGTACCCCGCGACGGCCGAGGCAGTCACGCTGGTAGTCGAGAAGGAGAACGGGGAGACGGTAAGGGGCGAAGAGAACCTGCGCAACGCGCCGGGGCCGATCAAGACGCTCTCGACCGAACCCGCCGATCCTGAAGGCCTGCCGGAGGTGGAGCAGGCGATCCGCCTTGCCGACCTGATCGTGCTGGGCCCCGGCAGTCTGTTCTCGAGCACGATCCCACCGCTGGTCGTGCCATCGGTTCGCGAGGCCGTCAACCTCAGCAGCGCCAAGCTCGTCTACGTGTGCAACATCATGACGGAGGCGGGCGAGACGGACGGGTTCGACGCTTTCGATCACGTGGCAGCCCTGCGCAACCACGGAGTACGCCTCCCCGACATGGTGCTGTTGAACTCGACCCCAGTGGACCGCGGCCGGCTGGAGAACTACCGCGGGGAGGCAGCGGAACTCGTCGACGCCGCCAGGCAGCGGTTCGAGGAGGCGGGGATCGAGCTCGTCGAGGCGCCCCTACTCGGGAGCGGTGAGCACGCCAAGCACGACAGCGACAAGCTGGGAACCGCACTCGCAGTACTCGCCACCCGGCGCGATAGCAAGCCGCGGATCCTCCAAGCGGTGCGCATGACGCCAGGAGCCTCCGCTTGA
- the rapZ gene encoding RNase adapter RapZ, whose protein sequence is MTDSSGAAQPRVRPLVILTGVSGAGKTTALHALEDVGFYTVDNLPPGLWRGLVEKVTDEWKGICISIDIRARGLLAEAPTALAELTSLGHVPRLLFLDASDEVLVKRYNFTRRAHPVSTGTLTGDLAAERVALEPLRALADDVIDTTATSARALTQLLWDRFSGGTGTLLRLVSFGFKRGAPTDVDVVLDVRGMPNPFYSETLRPLPGTDAEVQRYVFSPEALELYQQIRLLVRSLAYLAESGGRSNYAVAVGCTGGQHRSVAVVERLSHDLAGAYRTQTQHRDLAAALAEHEQGGGEAP, encoded by the coding sequence GTGACCGACTCCTCAGGCGCTGCCCAGCCCAGGGTGCGCCCGCTCGTCATCCTCACGGGCGTCAGCGGCGCCGGTAAGACCACGGCGCTGCACGCGCTCGAGGACGTCGGCTTCTACACCGTCGACAACCTGCCGCCCGGCCTATGGCGGGGCCTGGTCGAGAAGGTGACCGACGAGTGGAAGGGCATCTGCATCAGCATCGACATCCGCGCGCGCGGCCTTCTGGCCGAGGCGCCGACGGCGCTTGCGGAACTGACGTCGCTGGGCCACGTTCCGCGCCTGCTGTTCCTCGACGCCTCCGACGAGGTGCTCGTGAAGCGCTATAACTTCACGCGCCGCGCGCACCCGGTCTCGACGGGCACACTGACCGGTGACCTCGCCGCCGAGCGCGTGGCCTTGGAGCCGCTGCGGGCCCTGGCAGACGACGTCATCGACACCACGGCAACGAGCGCGAGGGCGCTGACTCAACTCCTGTGGGACCGCTTCTCGGGCGGGACCGGCACGCTCTTGAGGCTCGTGTCGTTCGGCTTCAAGCGTGGTGCCCCCACTGACGTCGACGTGGTTCTCGACGTGCGGGGGATGCCCAACCCGTTCTACTCCGAGACGCTGCGGCCGCTGCCAGGAACCGACGCCGAGGTGCAGCGCTACGTCTTCTCGCCGGAGGCCCTCGAGCTCTACCAGCAGATCCGCTTGCTCGTGCGCTCCCTCGCGTATCTGGCCGAAAGCGGCGGCAGGAGCAACTACGCGGTCGCCGTGGGGTGCACCGGCGGTCAGCACCGCTCGGTGGCGGTGGTGGAGCGCTTGAGCCATGACCTGGCGGGCGCCTACCGCACTCAAACACAGCACCGTGACCTGGCCGCCGCCCTCGCCGAGCATGAGCAAGGGGGCGGTGAAGCGCCATGA
- a CDS encoding SPOR domain-containing protein — MIARAAITLLLMASATLATAQAWAVQTVALRDYREAQAAAQELRDRSFDAYTEFAMQDGLQFVRVRIGCYTDRAAAEAMASVLAGKIVSEAAVVEFTSGAPAHACATSTVGFVKPGEWEPLTEPGAVPAFAVKVAGREARVVHDGTRWRVLQGLGPIPEAAAEPAGEFQELVRGGVRFVAQKLGSKEYVVCPGRLLAHVGKVAIVEQGDLLVACEFTEETP; from the coding sequence GTGATCGCCCGCGCGGCCATCACCTTGCTGCTCATGGCCTCGGCGACGTTGGCGACGGCCCAGGCCTGGGCGGTCCAGACGGTTGCGCTGCGCGACTACCGGGAGGCGCAGGCCGCCGCGCAGGAGTTGCGCGACCGCTCGTTCGATGCCTACACGGAGTTCGCCATGCAAGACGGACTGCAGTTCGTGCGGGTAAGGATCGGTTGCTATACGGACAGGGCCGCCGCCGAGGCCATGGCTTCGGTGCTGGCCGGGAAGATCGTCAGCGAGGCTGCGGTCGTGGAGTTCACCTCGGGTGCCCCAGCGCACGCCTGCGCCACGAGCACCGTGGGCTTCGTCAAGCCGGGTGAGTGGGAGCCCTTGACCGAGCCCGGCGCGGTGCCGGCCTTCGCGGTGAAGGTGGCCGGCCGCGAAGCGCGCGTGGTCCACGACGGCACCCGCTGGCGGGTACTACAGGGGCTCGGCCCCATCCCCGAGGCGGCCGCTGAACCCGCGGGTGAGTTCCAGGAACTGGTGAGGGGCGGCGTCCGGTTCGTGGCCCAGAAGCTCGGCAGCAAGGAATATGTCGTCTGCCCGGGCCGCTTGCTGGCTCACGTGGGTAAGGTGGCGATCGTGGAACAGGGGGACCTCCTGGTGGCGTGCGAGTTCACGGAGGAGACGCCGTGA
- the hisH gene encoding imidazole glycerol phosphate synthase subunit HisH gives MSFETVVIDYGAGNLHSIERALERAGLSPRVVADPREVSGPGLLVLPGQGHFGQVARAFRASGFEDLVRRHIAAGRPFLGICVGLQLLLRGSEEAPDEPGLGIVEGWARRFPAGLGSVPQMGWNQLTPRGASPLLEGVAPGAYVYFANSYYADLTGHGPALNGATTEYAGVTFLSAMSLGNVHATQFHPEKSQAVGLRILANLAPIVQQAAA, from the coding sequence GTGAGTTTCGAGACCGTGGTCATCGACTACGGTGCGGGAAACCTCCACAGCATCGAGCGGGCGCTCGAGCGAGCGGGCCTCTCACCACGGGTCGTAGCCGACCCGCGAGAGGTCAGTGGTCCAGGGCTACTGGTGCTACCCGGCCAAGGCCACTTCGGCCAGGTCGCCAGGGCCTTCCGCGCGTCCGGCTTCGAGGACCTGGTGCGACGGCACATCGCTGCCGGCAGGCCGTTCCTGGGCATCTGCGTGGGACTTCAACTCCTCCTACGGGGCTCCGAGGAGGCGCCCGACGAACCGGGGCTCGGCATCGTCGAGGGCTGGGCGCGGCGCTTCCCCGCCGGCCTGGGGAGCGTGCCGCAGATGGGCTGGAACCAGCTCACGCCTCGCGGGGCCTCCCCCCTGCTCGAGGGCGTCGCGCCCGGGGCTTACGTTTACTTCGCCAACTCGTATTACGCCGACCTTACGGGTCACGGCCCCGCCCTGAACGGGGCGACGACCGAGTACGCCGGCGTGACCTTCCTGTCCGCGATGTCGCTCGGCAACGTGCACGCCACGCAGTTCCACCCCGAGAAGAGCCAGGCGGTCGGCCTGCGGATACTTGCCAACCTCGCGCCTATCGTGCAGCAGGCGGCCGCGTGA